In one Candidatus Woesearchaeota archaeon B3_Woes genomic region, the following are encoded:
- a CDS encoding glycosyl transferase family 1 produces MKICVVGPAYPFKGGIAHYNNWLCNFVSKKHDLKCISFKRLYPKLIYPGKSQKDLSAENRTNFEIIELLDSLNPFSWLFTFKKIKEYNPDFILFYWWTPYFTFLNKFLTWNIKKKLNSKIIYLCHNVLPHEKSTIDKILSKFALKDGNFFVVHADKEKQNLQKLLPSLNSKSIISTVHPSYDVQFKFKEISKREAQKKIKISGKIILFFGYVRDYKGLMYLIDAMPHILKEVDLTLLIVGEFWKDKKIYIERIKKTGAKKNIRVVDKYIPDNEVGYYYSASDLVVLPYLSATNSGIIQIAFGFGKPVITTNVGGLPEIVKNNKTGFVVPPKNSIELANKIVKYYKEEKEKPFKQNIKKEKERFSWNRMVETIGGLSNIK; encoded by the coding sequence ATGAAAATATGTGTAGTAGGTCCTGCATATCCTTTTAAAGGAGGAATTGCTCATTATAATAACTGGTTGTGCAATTTTGTTTCAAAAAAGCACGATTTAAAATGCATATCTTTCAAAAGATTATATCCTAAACTAATATACCCAGGAAAATCCCAAAAAGACCTTTCTGCTGAAAATAGAACTAATTTTGAAATTATTGAACTTTTAGATTCATTAAATCCTTTTAGTTGGCTTTTTACTTTTAAAAAAATAAAGGAATATAATCCTGATTTTATTTTATTTTATTGGTGGACACCTTATTTCACTTTTTTAAACAAATTCTTAACATGGAATATTAAAAAGAAACTAAACTCTAAAATAATCTATCTTTGTCACAATGTGCTTCCTCATGAAAAATCAACAATTGATAAAATTTTATCAAAATTTGCTTTAAAAGACGGTAATTTTTTTGTAGTTCATGCAGATAAGGAAAAACAAAATTTGCAAAAATTATTACCCTCTTTAAATTCAAAATCAATTATCAGTACAGTACATCCCTCGTATGACGTTCAATTTAAATTTAAAGAGATAAGTAAGAGAGAAGCTCAAAAAAAAATAAAGATATCTGGAAAAATAATACTTTTCTTTGGTTATGTAAGAGACTACAAGGGTTTGATGTACTTAATTGATGCAATGCCTCATATTTTGAAGGAAGTAGACTTGACACTTCTGATTGTGGGAGAGTTTTGGAAAGATAAAAAAATATATATTGAAAGAATCAAAAAAACAGGAGCAAAAAAGAACATCCGTGTAGTAGATAAATATATTCCAGATAATGAGGTTGGTTATTATTATTCTGCGTCAGATCTCGTTGTTTTACCATATCTTTCTGCAACAAATAGTGGTATAATTCAAATTGCTTTTGGTTTTGGAAAACCAGTGATTACAACAAACGTGGGCGGATTACCAGAAATAGTAAAAAACAACAAGACTGGATTTGTAGTTCCACCAAAAAATTCAATTGAATTAGCAAATAAAATAGTAAAATATTATAAGGAAGAAAAAGAAAAACCATTTAAACAAAATATAAAAAAAGAAAAAGAAAGATTTTCATGGAATAGAATGGTTGAAACTATAGGGGGGTTATCAAATATAAAATGA
- a CDS encoding radical SAM protein, with amino-acid sequence MILKYGSKIIPKLIMYKLASYGLVKPPLPILLNFSVTNMCQSRCSTCNIWQLYKKNPKKRKEELTLNEIEKVFQDMDDIFLLNICGGEPTLRKDLPDICHLACKYIHPEVIHFPTNCLDPRSIKEITEEILKKIPPQVHLTVKLSLDGIGRKHDEIRGVLGNFKKLLKTHDYLVDLRNNYKNLYLDAGTTISLNNIKDLPKINDYVKKNLKLDNFLHEIADTRAELFNVDLKKKDSVTDKRFLKVTNNLKVTPSGSEYDKVVKNICNEIIKDMKNKRKLSKITQALRLVYYKRAAKTMINRKRMSTCYAGISNAHLNPWGDLWICNVQAFKKSMGNVRDYGYNFKKLWYSKNAKEIRKWVSEKHCYCPLVGQSFLDTIMNPIELIKVLYYYIKY; translated from the coding sequence ATGATACTTAAATATGGGTCTAAAATTATTCCAAAATTAATAATGTATAAATTAGCTTCATATGGTCTTGTAAAACCCCCTCTTCCTATCTTACTTAACTTTAGTGTTACAAATATGTGCCAATCTAGATGCAGTACTTGTAATATCTGGCAACTTTATAAGAAAAATCCCAAAAAAAGAAAAGAAGAATTAACACTAAATGAAATAGAAAAAGTTTTTCAAGACATGGATGATATATTTCTTCTTAATATTTGTGGAGGAGAACCCACATTAAGAAAAGATTTACCTGATATCTGTCATTTAGCATGTAAATACATTCACCCAGAAGTTATTCATTTTCCAACAAATTGTTTGGATCCAAGATCTATTAAAGAAATAACAGAAGAGATTCTAAAAAAAATCCCACCTCAAGTTCATCTAACAGTTAAACTATCTCTAGATGGAATTGGACGTAAACATGATGAAATAAGAGGGGTACTTGGCAATTTTAAGAAATTACTAAAAACACATGATTATTTAGTAGACTTAAGAAATAATTATAAAAATTTATATCTTGATGCAGGAACAACAATTAGTTTGAATAATATAAAGGACTTGCCTAAAATTAATGATTACGTTAAAAAAAATCTTAAATTAGATAATTTCTTACATGAAATTGCAGACACAAGAGCGGAATTATTTAATGTTGATTTAAAAAAGAAAGATAGCGTGACTGATAAACGTTTTTTAAAAGTAACAAATAATTTGAAAGTTACTCCATCTGGTAGCGAGTATGATAAAGTCGTAAAAAATATTTGTAATGAAATAATCAAGGATATGAAAAACAAGAGAAAATTAAGTAAGATTACACAAGCTTTGAGATTGGTTTATTATAAAAGGGCAGCAAAAACTATGATCAACAGAAAAAGAATGTCTACATGCTATGCAGGAATATCTAATGCACATTTAAACCCCTGGGGAGATTTATGGATATGTAATGTACAAGCGTTTAAGAAAAGCATGGGCAACGTTAGAGATTATGGTTATAATTTTAAAAAATTGTGGTATTCAAAAAACGCAAAAGAAATTAGAAAATGGGTTTCAGAAAAACATTGTTATTGTCCTTTGGTAGGTCAATCATTTTTAGATACTATCATGAATCCAATAGAACTAATTAAAGTTCTTTATTATTACATAAAATATTAA
- a CDS encoding glycosyl transferase family 2, which translates to MKIAISIPAYNEEKTIGNVIEDIKKIMSHTKYEYKILVVDDGSKDNTVKIAKEKGAITYSHHKNLGLAETFKTEIERCLELGVDIIVHTDADGQYPAKEIPKLITNVEEGYDLVLGARFGKGKYNGSFMKKIGNVAFARVFSKLLRTKITDTTTGFRAFTSEVAQLPLINDFTYTQEQLIRAGKAKMKIKEVPIKANKTRSSRLFKNSLDYALKAWVNIFRIYRDFEPLRFFVRIGLMFVFVGFLLGSFILYRILTIGSAGGIPRVILSMLLILVGIQIVLFGFLADMMNRLK; encoded by the coding sequence ATGAAGATTGCTATTAGCATCCCTGCATATAATGAGGAAAAAACAATTGGTAATGTAATTGAAGATATAAAAAAAATTATGAGTCATACTAAATATGAATATAAAATTCTTGTTGTTGATGATGGTTCTAAAGACAATACTGTTAAAATTGCAAAAGAAAAAGGTGCAATTACTTATTCTCATCATAAAAATCTTGGTTTAGCAGAAACTTTCAAGACAGAAATAGAAAGATGCTTAGAATTAGGTGTAGATATTATTGTTCACACTGACGCAGATGGACAATATCCTGCTAAAGAAATACCTAAACTGATTACAAACGTTGAAGAAGGTTATGATTTGGTCTTAGGAGCAAGATTTGGAAAAGGAAAATATAATGGCTCTTTTATGAAAAAAATAGGTAATGTTGCTTTCGCTAGGGTTTTTTCTAAATTACTAAGAACAAAGATTACAGATACTACAACAGGATTTAGAGCGTTTACATCAGAAGTTGCTCAACTTCCCTTAATAAATGATTTCACATATACACAAGAACAATTAATTAGAGCTGGAAAAGCTAAGATGAAAATTAAAGAAGTTCCAATAAAAGCCAATAAAACAAGATCAAGTAGGTTATTTAAAAATTCATTAGACTATGCACTGAAAGCTTGGGTAAATATATTTAGAATTTATAGGGATTTTGAGCCTTTGCGATTTTTTGTGAGAATAGGATTAATGTTTGTCTTTGTTGGCTTCTTGCTTGGTTCATTTATCTTATATAGAATTCTCACTATAGGTAGTGCAGGAGGAATTCCAAGAGTAATTCTAAGTATGTTGTTAATATTGGTAGGGATACAAATTGTACTATTTGGGTTTTTAGCAGATATGATGAATAGATTAAAATAA